The DNA sequence GTCCGGATCGTTCCCCGGAGGCCATTGCCAAGCGCAAGAAGGCCACCGATCAGGCGCGCGCCGCCAACATCCGGCAGGGCTACGCCCACGATCCTGTTCTCGAGGCGGCCAACGCCCGGTATGTCGCCGGCGAGATCACGTCGGAAGAATTTCGCGTGCAGATGCAGGCGCGTTTCAAGCGCGCCTGACGCTCCAACTCTGGTGTGCACAAGCCGCCTGCGATCACGGGCGGCTTTTTTCATGAGGAATCGTATTGGCGGACGAGGCAAAGGGATCGTACACCTACCCCGACACGCCCGGCGATCCAGATCGCGCCGGTGTCCTACGCAACAAGTTCGGGCTAACCAAACACTCGGAGCTGGGACCGGCTGAGTATGCCATGACGCATATTCGACAGAGTGAGATTGGGGAGGGCCGCGGCCCGAGCGGCAATTTCGACAAGGAACATCTGAAGGCCATACACGGCTATATTTTCCAGGACGTTTACGAGTGGGCCGGTCACACGCGCAACGAAAGCCCAAGCATCGACGGCGCGCGCGTCGAGCCGATCGGCGACCTTTCCAAGGGCGGCACCTCATTCCTGCATGGCTCACGCATCGACTTCGGACTGGACGAGGCCTTCAAGCCGATCCGCGATCCCGACGTTCTTCGCACTGCTACCCCGGAGCAATTCGCTGAGCGTGCGGGCCAGGTCCTCGCCGAGCTCAATTACGTGCATCCATTCCGCGAGGGCAACGGTCGCGCCCAGGAAGCGTTCATTATCGAGCTTGGCCGCCATTACGGCCATGAGGTGGATTTTACCGTCATCAGCAAGCCGCGGATGATCGAGGCATCAATCGAAACCACAAACGACCCGTCCAGTCCGGCAATGAAGCATGTGCTGGAGGACGGCATCAATCCGAACCGCCGCGAGGCGCTTCGTGCTGCATTTGCCGACCTCGAACAGTGCGGTGAGAAGCCGTTTGAACACAACATCCGCACAGCACGGCTGGGAGAGGAAATCACCGGCCAAATTCTCGGCCATGACGACAGAGTCGCCAGTATCGTCACGGATGAGCGGATCATTGCCGTCGACCGCGCCGACTTGCCCGAACGCTTGCCCGATGGCAGTTCTGAGGTCTCTTTCACCGCTCGCTCTGACTTTTCCCGCCTGGGACGCGAGCAACAGGCCACCGAGGCGCACATGCGGCCCCAGCAGGCCGAGCAGCCGCAGCAGGACAGAAGCGCCGGGCTGAAGGCTATCGAGGCCGAAATGGCGGCGCGGCGAGACCGTGAGCGCGACGACGACGATCACGGTCGATAACCCACACCACAGACAACAGGCTGCCTCATTGTGCTGGCGTCGTGCTGGCCGGCGTCCGCATACTCGGCGCCGTCTCCGTCCGTTGGGTGATTTGACGGACAAGCTACGATAGCCCCTCTCCCATGCAACCGCTGTCGCGGTCCTCCACTCCGTTTCGGCCCTACAGGTGCATGTGCTCGCTTCGGCTATCTCCGTTCTTTGCCGTCAACCAACGGAATGGAGACGGCCATGCAGAGCATCAAGGACACCTACCAACGCATCACCGATACGATCGTCGAGCAGCTTGAAGCCGGCACCAAGCCCTGGATCCGCCCTTGGCGCGGCAGCGTCCGCCACTCCCTCATCCCGCGCCGCGCGACCGGCGAAGCCTATCGCGGCATCAATGTCCTGATGCTGTGGGTGTCCAGCCAGATGTTCGGTTACGAGGAAAACACCTGGATGACCTATCGACAGGCGCAGGATCTTGGCGGGCAAGTCCGGAAGGGCGAAAAAGGAACGCTCGTCGTCAAGTACGGCACGTTCACGCCGAAGGAGCGCGAAGGCGACGAGGATCGCTCGATCCCCTACCTCAAGGGATACACCGTCTTCAATGTCGAGCAGATCGAGAACCTGCCTGACCGGTTTTTCAGCCCGGCCGAGGAGCTTCCGAGCGTTCCTGTTCCGCACTTGGAAACCGTCGAGGTTTTCGTGAGAAAAACCAACGCGAAGGTCAGCTACAGCGGCACGAAAGCCTGCTATCGGCCGAGCAGCGATGACATCCTCATGCCGGGCCGTGACCGGTTTGATAGCGAGGTTCACCTATATTCGACCCTGCTGCATGAGCTCTCGCACTGGTCCGGCGCAAAGCATCGCCTGGACCGTGATCTCAGTGGCCGATTCGGAACGGAGAGCTACGCCGTGGAAGAGCTCGTCGCTGAACTCGCGGCATCATTCCTTTGCGCCGATCTCGGCGTGGCTCATGATCCGTGCGATAACACCGCCGCCTACCTGGCAAGTTGGCTTGCCGTCCTGAAAAACGACAGGCGCGCTATCATCACCGCCGCCGCCAAGGCGCAGGCCGCGGCCGACTATCTGACTTCGCTTCAGCCAAGGTCCGGACTG is a window from the Mesorhizobium sp. WSM2240 genome containing:
- a CDS encoding Fic family protein, with protein sequence MADEAKGSYTYPDTPGDPDRAGVLRNKFGLTKHSELGPAEYAMTHIRQSEIGEGRGPSGNFDKEHLKAIHGYIFQDVYEWAGHTRNESPSIDGARVEPIGDLSKGGTSFLHGSRIDFGLDEAFKPIRDPDVLRTATPEQFAERAGQVLAELNYVHPFREGNGRAQEAFIIELGRHYGHEVDFTVISKPRMIEASIETTNDPSSPAMKHVLEDGINPNRREALRAAFADLEQCGEKPFEHNIRTARLGEEITGQILGHDDRVASIVTDERIIAVDRADLPERLPDGSSEVSFTARSDFSRLGREQQATEAHMRPQQAEQPQQDRSAGLKAIEAEMAARRDRERDDDDHGR
- a CDS encoding zincin-like metallopeptidase domain-containing protein, with protein sequence MQSIKDTYQRITDTIVEQLEAGTKPWIRPWRGSVRHSLIPRRATGEAYRGINVLMLWVSSQMFGYEENTWMTYRQAQDLGGQVRKGEKGTLVVKYGTFTPKEREGDEDRSIPYLKGYTVFNVEQIENLPDRFFSPAEELPSVPVPHLETVEVFVRKTNAKVSYSGTKACYRPSSDDILMPGRDRFDSEVHLYSTLLHELSHWSGAKHRLDRDLSGRFGTESYAVEELVAELAASFLCADLGVAHDPCDNTAAYLASWLAVLKNDRRAIITAAAKAQAAADYLTSLQPRSGLEAA